One part of the Hirundo rustica isolate bHirRus1 chromosome 11, bHirRus1.pri.v3, whole genome shotgun sequence genome encodes these proteins:
- the LOC120757847 gene encoding C-C motif chemokine 3-like — protein MLPARTVLLLTLLLTFSLHHATAHFPPVECCFKYAQKRIRHPQSYYETSKDCPNPAVVIVAASGEEICADPKKDWVDKIIKRLERKK, from the exons ATGCTCCCTGCAAGGACTGTCCTGCTGCTCACCCTGCTCCTCACCTTCTCCCTGCACCACGCCACAG CCCACTTTCCACCCGTGGAATGCTGCTTTAAGTACGCACAGAAACGCATCCGACATCCTCAGAGCTACTACGAGACATCCAAAGACTGCCCCAACCCTGCAGTTGT GATCGTGGCAGCCAGTGGTGAAGAGATTTGTGCCGACCCCAAGAAGGACTGGGTGGATAAAATCATAAAACGGCTcgaaaggaaaaaataa
- the LOC120757848 gene encoding C-C motif chemokine 14-like, translating into MLTARTVLLLVVLLTLSSCSDAAPYIPYECCFDYVKGAIRLDNIVDFYSTPKECFLPAIVFETKKGGKVCANPKEKWVKRAIQKRKSLHAP; encoded by the exons ATGCTCACTGCAAGGACAGTCCTGCTGCTCGTGGTGCTCCTCACCCTCTCCTCATGCTCTGATGCAG CCCCTTACATTCCATACGAGTGCTGCTTTGACTACGTAAAGGGCGCTATTCGGCTGGACAACATCGTGGATTTCTACTCAACTCCCAAGGAATGTTTTCTCCCAGCAATTGT GTTTGAGACCAAGAAAGGAGGCAAGGTCTGTGCAAACCCAAAGGAGAAGTGGGTGAAGAGAGCaattcaaaaaaggaaaagccttcATGCCCCATGA